TGACCCACATGTGTGTTAGCGCCACGGTACGTGCTGCTAAAGATTTAGGGTATCGCTCTACAGTGGTTGCCGCAGCCTGTGCTACTCGCCCGTTACCGGGAGTAGATCAGCAAGTGGTGGATGCCGAAGCGCTACATAACATGGAGCTGGCGGCCTTGGCAGACTTTTTTGCCTGTGTCGTACCTACTGCTGAGGAGTTAGGCGCTTAAGCATAAAAGGCACTTGCGAATTTTTTTAGTGCTGGGCACTCTGAAGCAGTTAAGTTTGCGCCCTTCTTGTTGAAGGGCGACTCTGCTAAAGGAGTAACACATGCCAACAATTGATTCTCGGTTACGCGAACATGTGCACCTATTGGGTGACTTGCTAGGGCAAACCATTAAGCAAGCAGTGGGTGCCGAACTCTTTGATAAGGTAGAACGCATCCGGCTAGGAGCTAAATATGCACGGCGCGGACAAGCCCAAGCACGGCAACAGTTAACCGAGACCTTAGATGGACTGACCGATACTGAATTATTAGCAGTAGCACGGGGCTTTAACCAATTTTTAAACCTGGCCAATATTGCCGATCAATACCATTTAATGCGTCGTCGGCACGCCGATGAGGCACCGGCTTTTGAAGAGCAAATGCTGGGTCAATTGCTGCAACGGTTAACGGCTAAGGGGCATGATTTAGCTGAGCTAAAGCAACAGTTAGAAAACCTCAGTATTGAACTGGTGCTAACCGCGCATCCAACTGAAGTCACGCGGCGCACTATGATTGTCAAATACGACGCCATTGCCCAGCAGTTAGCTGCCTTGGATCATAGCGATCTAACGGATCAAGAGCGCAATCAAGCTCTGCATAAATTACGGGTATTAATCAACGAAATTTGGCATACCTCAGAAATTCGTAAACATCAGCCCACGCCATTGGATGAAGCCCGCTGGGGCTTTGCGGTAATTGAACGTTCGCTCTGGAAAGCCTTGCCCAATACTTTGCGCCATGTGGATCAGGTGTTGCAGGTGCAAGGTGCTGAGCCCTTAGCAGTGACTGCGACGCCGCTTCGTTTTGCTTCGTGGATGGGCGGCGATCGTGACGGTAACCCTAACGTCACGGCCAATATCACCCAAGAGGTTTTGCTGTGGGCGCGTTGGATTGCGGCGGATTTATTATTAAAAGACATCACTAAGCTCACGGCGGAGCTATCAATGCAGCAGGCCAACTTAACCTTGCAGCAACATGCCCAAGGCAGTGATGAGCCGTATCGCGTGGTGTTAAAAAAACTGCGCAATCAATTGCGTTATACCCGCACCACCTTACAAAAGTGCATTCAAGAGCAAAGCCCGATACCTGACGATGTGCTCAGTGATAACCAGCAGCTGCTGGAGCCTTTACTGTTGTGCTATGAGTCCTTGCATGAATCAGGGTTAGGCTTAATTGCCGATGGTGATTTATTAGACTGCATTCGTCGTGCCCAAGCCTTTGGTTTATTTTTGCTCCGCCTTGATATTCGACAAGATGCGGCGCGGCATGCAGCAGCATTAGATGAAATTACCCAGTGGTTAGGCTTGGGCAGTTATCTGGCGTGGGATGAAGAGCAAAAGCAAGCATTTTTACGTCAAGAACTGGCCAATAAACGGCCGTTACTGGCTGCTGATTTTGAGCCTTCAGCAGATACCCAAGAAGTGTTAGATACTTGCAAGGTGGTGGCTAAGACACCGGCTGCCGCCTTGGGCTCCTATGTGATTTCCATGGCCACCGCGCCGTCCGATGTGCTGGCGGTGCAGTTATTGCTCAAAGAAGCTGGACTGCGGCGCTTTATGGCTGTGGCGCCACTGTTTGAAACCGAGCAAGACCTAGATCATGCGGGGGCTGTGATTGGGCAATTACTGGCTTTACCGGATTACCGTCAGCAGTTAGCTGGGCCGCAAGAAGTGATGATCGGTTATTCAGACTCAGCCAAAGATGCCGGCACAACGGCTGCGGCCTGGGCGCAATATCGCGCCCAAGAAGAGCTGGTGGCGGTGTGTGCCAAAGCGGGAGTGGAGCTGCTGTTATTCCATGGCCGTGGCGGTACCGTAGGTCGTGGCGGTGGACCAGCCCATGAAGCTATTTTATCGCAGCCGCCAGGTTCGGTGGCAGGGCGCTTTAGAACCACCGAGCAAGGCGAAGTAATTCGCTTTAAATATGGCTTGCCTAAGGTGGCCGAGCAAAACTTAAATTTATATTTGGCCTCGGTTTTGGAGGCTACCGTGGTGCCGCCACCGGCCCCAACTCAAGCTTGGCGTGATGTGATGGAGCGAATGGCTGCGGATGGCGGGGAGGCTTATCGCGCAGTAGTGCAAGAGGCGCCAGAGTTTGTGGCGTATTTTCGTCAAGCCACACCAGAGCAAGAACTAGGCCGCTTGCCCTTAGGCAGTCGTCCGGCGAAGCGTCGTTCGGGGGGGATTGAAAGTTTACGCGCTATTCCATGGATCTTTGCCTGGACCCAGACGCGCTTAATGCTGCCGGCATGGCTCGGGTGGGAGGAGGCTTTGGCCAAAGCGCTGGAGCGTGGTGAAGCCGCCACTTTAGAAGAAATGCGTGATCACTGGCCGTTCTTTCGCGCGCGGATTGATATGCTGGAAATGGTGCTGCTAAAAGCGGATCAAGGGATCGCCAGACTATATGACGCCCGTTTAGTCGAGCCCGCGTTGCAAGGCTTTGGTGAAGCACTGTATGCCAAACTTGAGCAAGCCGTGCAGCAAGTATTGGCTTTGACCGGCGAGGAGCATTTGCTTGAGCGCCACCCCTTG
The sequence above is a segment of the Thiopseudomonas alkaliphila genome. Coding sequences within it:
- the ppc gene encoding phosphoenolpyruvate carboxylase, with the translated sequence MPTIDSRLREHVHLLGDLLGQTIKQAVGAELFDKVERIRLGAKYARRGQAQARQQLTETLDGLTDTELLAVARGFNQFLNLANIADQYHLMRRRHADEAPAFEEQMLGQLLQRLTAKGHDLAELKQQLENLSIELVLTAHPTEVTRRTMIVKYDAIAQQLAALDHSDLTDQERNQALHKLRVLINEIWHTSEIRKHQPTPLDEARWGFAVIERSLWKALPNTLRHVDQVLQVQGAEPLAVTATPLRFASWMGGDRDGNPNVTANITQEVLLWARWIAADLLLKDITKLTAELSMQQANLTLQQHAQGSDEPYRVVLKKLRNQLRYTRTTLQKCIQEQSPIPDDVLSDNQQLLEPLLLCYESLHESGLGLIADGDLLDCIRRAQAFGLFLLRLDIRQDAARHAAALDEITQWLGLGSYLAWDEEQKQAFLRQELANKRPLLAADFEPSADTQEVLDTCKVVAKTPAAALGSYVISMATAPSDVLAVQLLLKEAGLRRFMAVAPLFETEQDLDHAGAVIGQLLALPDYRQQLAGPQEVMIGYSDSAKDAGTTAAAWAQYRAQEELVAVCAKAGVELLLFHGRGGTVGRGGGPAHEAILSQPPGSVAGRFRTTEQGEVIRFKYGLPKVAEQNLNLYLASVLEATVVPPPAPTQAWRDVMERMAADGGEAYRAVVQEAPEFVAYFRQATPEQELGRLPLGSRPAKRRSGGIESLRAIPWIFAWTQTRLMLPAWLGWEEALAKALERGEAATLEEMRDHWPFFRARIDMLEMVLLKADQGIARLYDARLVEPALQGFGEALYAKLEQAVQQVLALTGEEHLLERHPLVRASISIRDTYLDPLHLLQVELLDRSRREHSIEHPEVEQAMLVTVAGIAAGLRNTG